The Granulicella arctica genome segment GCAGCTTTTCCTCTGTCTGTGTCGCACGGAAGAGATTCGCTGCAAGCTCGGTACTTCCCATATGGTCTAGAATATTTTCCTTCGACTTGAGCCCCTTCTTCCGTTGAATACCAACACGATCAAGACCACCATAGAGGCCCTTGTAACCAAAGGTCTGAAAGATTGCAAAATCGAGCGGAGCTACCACCCCAGCACCTTTTGCTGCGCTCGCCAAATTCTTGTTGTGGGTTTTTATCTCGTCTCGTAGAAGAAGTCGCTTGTGATCTTCACTCAGCGGAGCGTACTGTTCTACGTCATCGTCCTGAACCTCTTGTCGACGAGTCTGGATAGCAAAATACGTTTGAGCAAATGCAATCTGCTTCTTCCGAGCATCTCCATTCTGGGCAATCAGGTAGCAAGCATAGCGAGTGAGCCTGAAATTGGTGATCTCCCGACCGGCACCAGACCCAATCTCAACCATTTCGTTGACGTCAACAAAATGGTTCTCGACCACCTGGCCAGAGAGTCGACATGCCTCCATCGCCTTTGTAATCGCCGATGAAAAGTTTCGATACTCCGCATAACCAAGTAATTTTTGCAGCTCACGAGCGAACCAATATTCCACGCCATCATCATCGACCTGGGCGGCCTGCTCGAACCGAGCGATCAGATGAGAAATAGAGTCGCTCTCTGCCTTCGGAGAAGCGTTGGCATCTCCGAAGGCTATACGCGACAGTTTGCTCGACTTGGATTCCGGATCGTTCACTAGGGGCTCCTGATCGTTATAAGGTGGACCCACAACGACCTAAACATTCACCGCCATCCCCTCCACACTCGAGAACCCATCCAGCAGCGCCTCCGCCACCGTCGGATGAGCATGCACGGTAAACATCATCTCCTCCACCGTCGCCTCCAGCTCAATCGCCGTCACAGCCTCCGCGATAATCTCCGTCGCATACGGCCCGATGATGTGCACGCCCAGAATCTCGCCATACTTCGCATCCGCGACCACCTTGATGAACCCGTCATGCGCATCCAGAATCGTCGCCTTCGAGTTCCCCACAAACGGGAACTTGCCCACCTTTACCTGCAAGCCCTTCGCCTTCGCCTGCGTCTCCGTCAGCCCCACGCTCGCAATCTGCGGATCCGTATACGTGCATCCCGGAATCCGATCACGCCGCACCGGCTTCGCATACTTACCCGCCAGCTTCGCCGCAACCACCAGCCCGCTCATCCCGCCCACATGCGCCAACTGCGGCAGCCCGGCAACAATATCGCCGATCGCATACACCCCCGGCTCCGTCGTCTCCATCCACTCATTCGTCACGATGAACCCGCGATCCGGCTTGATATTCGTCTTATCCAGCCCACAGTCATACGTCCGCGGAGCACGTCCCACCGCCACCAGCACCTTCTCCGCCTGCTTCGTCTGGCCCTTGCCATCCGAGGTCGTAAAGTGCACCAGCGCGCCATCCTTATTCTTCTCGATCTTGTCGACCTTCGCGCCCACATGCACCTCGATGCCGCGCTTCTTATACAACCGCAGCAGCTCCTTCGAGATGTCCTCATCCTCGACGTTCACAATCCGCGGCAGCGCCTCCAGCACCGTCACCTCAGCCCCAAAGCTCTTGAAGACCGACGCAAACTCCACACCCACCGCACCCGCGCCCACCACCACCAGCGACTTCGGCATCGTCGGCGTCTTCAGGATCTCGATGTTCGTCATGATCGTCTCGTCCGCCGTGTACCCCGGCAGCATCCGCGCATCCGAACCCGTCGCCAGCACCACCTTCTTCGCCTTCACCGTCGAGGTCTTGCCGTCCGCACCCTTCACCTCAATCGTGTGCACGCCATCCTTCGCCGGCCCCGTCAGCCGCCCATAGCCCTTGATCGCGTTGATCTTGTTCTTCTTCATCAGAAAATCAAGACCCTTCGTATGCCGCGAGATCACATCATCCTTACGCGCCAGCACACCCGCCCAGTTCACCGTGCGCCCTTCGACGCCCTCGATCCCGTAACGATCCGCATGCTTCAGGTGATCCCAAAGCTCCGCCGAAAACAGCATCGCCTTCGTCGGAATGCAACCCCACAGCAGACACGTCCCGCCCAGCCGTTCATTCGCATCCACCAGCGCCGCCTTCAGCCCATACTGCGAAGCGCGAATCGCGCACGTATACCCAGCCGGTCCACCACCCAGCACCACCACATCAAAGATCGTATCCGCCAAAGCAAGCTCCGTTCGAGTAAGAAAATTCCAGCACCAACAATTTTACGCCCGCCCCCTCAACCCGCCCCCTCAACCCGCCCCCGCCCACCCAATCTCGATCCCCTAAAAAACCTGTCATCCTGAGCGAAGGGCGCAGCCCGCAGCCGAAGGACCTGCGGTTGCACTTGTTGTTGCTTGTTCTTTCAAAATCCTACCCACCCAAAAAACTCTGTCATCCATCCTGATCGAAGGCACAGCCGAAGTCGAAGGACCTGCATTGGCTTTTGCCCGCTCTCGAACCCAACAAAAAATCGCCCCAACACCCCGGCCCCATTCGATGCAACATATTCATCGAACACCCACCCCATCCGATGATAAGGTGCTCCTACCCCGGCCCCCACCCACAAAGGAGAACCCTCCATGTACGACATGAAGAACCTCGCCAAGCTCAAAACCCTCGACACCGACGCCCCCGAAGCCATGAAAGCCTTCTGGGCCTTCGACAAAGCCGCCCTCGCCGACGGAGCCATCCCCGCTAAGTACAAAGAGCTCATCGCCGTAGCCGTAGCCCTCACCACCCAATGCCCCTACTGCCTCGAGATCCACTCCACCAGCGCCCGCAAAGCCGGAGCCTCCGAGCAAGAGCTAGCCGAAGTCGTTCTCGTAGCCGCCGCCCTCCGCGCCGGAGCAGCCATCACCCACGGCACCCACGTCGTCCGCTAAATCCCCGTCATCAACCAACCACCCTCACAACCGCAACCAGCCTGTCATCCGGAACGAAACAAAATGCTCGGGTACCCCATCTTCGCGACAGCCCTATCGTCGCTAAGGTGGGCATCGCGCACAGCGCGACCGTTCTCTCCCAACCCACCACAAAAACTGTCATCCTGAGCGAAGGCGCGCATTTGCGCCGCAGCCGAAGGAACCTGCGGTTGCCCTTGCTGTTGTTTGTTTTGAAACTCAATGCCCCCCCAAAAATTGTCATCCTGAGCGGAGCGCAGCGCAGTCGAAGGACCTGCGGTTGCCCTTGCCGTTGCTTGTTTTAAAACCCACCCACCAAAAAACTCTGTCATCCTGAGCGAAGCACGCAGCCGAAGGACCTGCGGTGACCCTCGCACCCCTACAACACCATCTCCATAAACACCTCCGCCCGCGCATACTCCATCGGCGGAATCCGCTCCGCCGGCACATGCACGAACCCGATCGACTCATACAGATGCACCGCATTCGCCAGCTTCCAGCTGCTCCCCAGAAACAGCGACACCGCCCCCATCTCCCGCGCCTGCGCCACCGCATACGTCAACAACCGCCGCCCGATCCCCAACCCGCGCAGCTCCGGCGACACCGCCATCTTCGACAGCTCATACACCCCATCCCCCATCGGGATCAGCGCCACACAACCCACCGCCACCCCATCCGCATACACCATCAGGACGCGCCCGCCCTTGCTCAAAATCGCCCCCGGATTCCCCAGCACCTCATGGTCCTTCGCCTCCAGCACAAAGAAGCGCGAGATCCACTCCTCATTCAGCGTCCGGAACGCCGTCCCATCCTCACCCTCTGCCAACGGCCGCATCTCAATCTCCGGCTGCCTCAACCTCTTCTCTTCCATCTCATCCACGCTCTGCATCGCCAGACCCTCCCTGTCAATCCAGTCTCCCTCTCTCCATGCAATACGTCCAATATCTTGTTCCTTTCGATTAGTATCTTTGAAATATGAATCGCTAAGAACCTATTTTAAAAACTGCTATCGAAGAAGAGTGTTTTGAGAGGGAGTAAAGACCGTTTTGAAAGGGCACGGCTTCAGCCGTGCCGCAAAAAACAAAAGAAGCGGGGCTTTAGCCCCTGAGGGAACATCGCTGCCCACCACCCTCCAAAAGGCACGACATCATGGACAAAGACATCGAGCTCCGCCACCTCCGCTACTTCGTCGCCGTCGCCGAAGAGCTCCACTTCGGCCGCGCCGCCCAGCGCCTCCACCTCGCCCAGCCTCCGCTCTCGCAACAAATCCGCAAGCTCGAAGACATCCTCGGCTTCCCCCTCTTCCTTCGCACCTCCCGCTCCGTCCGCCTCACCGCCGCCGGGTCCGCCTTCCTCGAACGCGCCCAGCGCACCCTCCGCAACGTCCAGCGCGACCTCGACGAAACCCGAGCCCTCGGCCGCGGCGAGCTCGGCTCGCTCCACATCGGCTTCGTCGGCTCCGCCATGCTCAGCATCCTCCCCGCCATCCTCCGCACCTACAGCGAGTCCCACCCCCGCGTCCACCTCCACCTCCACGAGTCCTTCACCTCCAAGGTCATCGAGGGCCTCGAGAACGGAACCCTCGACGCCGGCATCCTCCGCGACGGCGACCCCACCGACACGGTCGATGGCCTCGACGTCATCACCCTCTCCTCCGAGCCCTTCGT includes the following:
- the dinD gene encoding DNA damage-inducible protein D yields the protein MNDPESKSSKLSRIAFGDANASPKAESDSISHLIARFEQAAQVDDDGVEYWFARELQKLLGYAEYRNFSSAITKAMEACRLSGQVVENHFVDVNEMVEIGSGAGREITNFRLTRYACYLIAQNGDARKKQIAFAQTYFAIQTRRQEVQDDDVEQYAPLSEDHKRLLLRDEIKTHNKNLASAAKGAGVVAPLDFAIFQTFGYKGLYGGLDRVGIQRKKGLKSKENILDHMGSTELAANLFRATQTEEKLRREKTQGKVRANDLHYEVGKRVRQTIREIGGTMPEHLPTAENIDKVAKRLKKAETKEIQASNDPDE
- the lpdA gene encoding dihydrolipoyl dehydrogenase; the protein is MADTIFDVVVLGGGPAGYTCAIRASQYGLKAALVDANERLGGTCLLWGCIPTKAMLFSAELWDHLKHADRYGIEGVEGRTVNWAGVLARKDDVISRHTKGLDFLMKKNKINAIKGYGRLTGPAKDGVHTIEVKGADGKTSTVKAKKVVLATGSDARMLPGYTADETIMTNIEILKTPTMPKSLVVVGAGAVGVEFASVFKSFGAEVTVLEALPRIVNVEDEDISKELLRLYKKRGIEVHVGAKVDKIEKNKDGALVHFTTSDGKGQTKQAEKVLVAVGRAPRTYDCGLDKTNIKPDRGFIVTNEWMETTEPGVYAIGDIVAGLPQLAHVGGMSGLVVAAKLAGKYAKPVRRDRIPGCTYTDPQIASVGLTETQAKAKGLQVKVGKFPFVGNSKATILDAHDGFIKVVADAKYGEILGVHIIGPYATEIIAEAVTAIELEATVEEMMFTVHAHPTVAEALLDGFSSVEGMAVNV
- a CDS encoding carboxymuconolactone decarboxylase family protein; translation: MYDMKNLAKLKTLDTDAPEAMKAFWAFDKAALADGAIPAKYKELIAVAVALTTQCPYCLEIHSTSARKAGASEQELAEVVLVAAALRAGAAITHGTHVVR
- a CDS encoding GNAT family N-acetyltransferase — its product is MQSVDEMEEKRLRQPEIEMRPLAEGEDGTAFRTLNEEWISRFFVLEAKDHEVLGNPGAILSKGGRVLMVYADGVAVGCVALIPMGDGVYELSKMAVSPELRGLGIGRRLLTYAVAQAREMGAVSLFLGSSWKLANAVHLYESIGFVHVPAERIPPMEYARAEVFMEMVL
- a CDS encoding LysR substrate-binding domain-containing protein, whose amino-acid sequence is MDKDIELRHLRYFVAVAEELHFGRAAQRLHLAQPPLSQQIRKLEDILGFPLFLRTSRSVRLTAAGSAFLERAQRTLRNVQRDLDETRALGRGELGSLHIGFVGSAMLSILPAILRTYSESHPRVHLHLHESFTSKVIEGLENGTLDAGILRDGDPTDTVDGLDVITLSSEPFVAVLPATHPRARQKSISPASLRGDPFVYYPRTAGTRAYEKPLSIFEEHGFRPHIVQEASHWLSILRLVGAGLGVSIAPACVRHIASPEVACIPIRGAKVTSNIELACLAGESRPIVQRFAQTATLKEQSHETPRTPGAPSSRQHYRR